The Danio aesculapii chromosome 8, fDanAes4.1, whole genome shotgun sequence genome window below encodes:
- the dohh gene encoding deoxyhypusine hydroxylase, with amino-acid sequence MASNKDIAAVGSILVNTKKDLTTRFRALFTLRNLGGAEAVKWISEAFVDESALLKHELAYCLGQMQDESAIPILETVLKDTNQEPMVRHEAGEALGAIGNPKVLDLLKKYAEDPVIEVAETCQLAVQRLEWLINSGEQTTDRTDENPYCSVDPAPPAQRKSVPELRTQLLDESLPLFDRYRAMFALRNLGTEEAVLALGDGLQCSSALFRHEIGYVLGQIQHEASIPQLQAALEKMDENAMVRHECAEALGSIGKEPCVQILERYRKDQERVVKESCEVALDMLEYENSSQFQYADGLLRLQSAH; translated from the exons ATGGCGAGCAATAAGGATATAGCGGCTGTGGGGAGCATCCTGGTTAACACAAAGAAGGACTTGACAACACGCTTTAGAGCTCTTTTTACTCTCCGCAACCTCGGAGGAGCAGAGGCCGTGAAGTGGATCAGTGAAGCTTTTGTGGATGAGTCTGCACTTTTGAAGCATGAGCTGGCGTACTGCCTTGGACAAATGCAAGACGAGAGCGCCATTCCTATCCTAGAGACAGTCCTGAAAGACACTAACCAAGAGCCAATGGTCAGACATGAAGCAG GAGAAGCTTTGGGCGCCATTGGAAATCCCAAAGTCTTAGATTTATTAAAGAAATACGCAGAAGATCCAGTTATTGAG GTGGCAGAAACTTGTCAGCTGGCGGTCCAGAGGCTGGAGTGGCTCATAAATAGTGGGGAGCAGACAACAGATCGCACAGATGAAAACCCCTACTGCTCTGTGGACCCCGCTCCCCCTGCACAAAGGAAAAGTGTCCCGGAGCTGAGGACACAGCTCTTAGATGAAAGCCTGCCGCTGTTTGACCGCTATAGAGCCATGTTTGCTCTGAGGAATCTTGGTACTGAAGAGGCTGTTCTGGCTCTTGGAGATG GTCTTCAGTGCAGCAGTGCCTTGTTCCGCCATGAGATTGGTTATGTGCTGGGTCAGATCCAGCATGAGGCCAGCATCCCTCAGCTGCAGGCAGCTTTGGAGAAGATGGATGAGAACGCCATGGTCCGACACGAGTGTGCGGAGGCACTGGGCTCCATCGGGAAGGAGCCATGTGTGCAGATCCTGGAGCGCTACAGGAAAGACCAGGAGCGGGTGGTGAAGGAGAGCTGTGAGGTCGCGCTGGACATGCTGGAGTATGAGAACAGCTCACAGTTCCAGTACGCAGATGGACTGCTCAGGCTGCAGAGCGCTCACTGA
- the fzr1a gene encoding fizzy/cell division cycle 20 related 1a, whose protein sequence is MDQDYERRLLRQINVQNDNTSPMKAKDVICHLTPTPESPLSSPSKHGDRFIPSRAGANWSINFHRINENEKSPSQNKKTKDATSDSGKADGLAYSALLKNELLGAGIEKVLDPQTEDRRLQPSTPERRSLFSYSLSAKRSTPDDNSVSPYSLSPVSSKSQKLLRSPRKPTRKISKIPFKVLDAPELQDDFYLNLVDWSSLNVLSVGLGTCVYLWSACTSQVTRLCDLSVEGDSVTSVGWSERGNLVAVGTHKGFVQIWDATAGKKLFALEGHTARVGALAWNADQLSSGSRDRMILQRDIRTPPLQSERRLQGHRQEVCGLKWSTDHQLLASGGNDNKLLVWNHSSVLPMQQYTEHLAAVKAIAWSPHQHGLLASGGGTADRCIRFWNTLTAQPLQCIDTGSQVCNLAWSKHTNELVSTHGYSQNQILVWKYPSLTQVAKLTGHSYRVLYLAMSPDGEAIVTGAGDETLRFWNVFSKTRSTKESVSVLNLFTRIR, encoded by the exons ATGGATCAGGACTATGAGCGCCGGTTACTGCGGCAAATCAACGTCCAAAATGACAACACCAGCCCTATG AAAGCAAAAGATGTGATCTGTCACCTGACCCCGACCCCTGAGTCACCACTGTCATCGCCAAGCAAACATGGGGACAGATTTATACCATCCCGAGCTGGAGCCAACTGGAGCATTAATTTTCACAGAATAAAT GAGAATGAAAAGTCGCCAAGCCAGAATAAGAAAACCAAAGATGCAACGTCAGATAGTGGAAAAG CGGATGGCTTGGCGTATTCTGCTCTTCTGAAGAATGAGTTGCTCGGAGCAGGCATTGAGAAGGTTCTGGATCCTCAAACAGAAGATAGAAGACTACAGCCCTCCACACCCGAGCGGAGAAGCCTCTTTAGC TATTCACTCAGTGCCAAAAGATCCACGCCCGATGATAACAGTGTTTCACCGTACTCCCTCTCCCCTGTTAGCAGCAAAAG TCAGAAGCTTCTCCGGTCACCAAGAAAACCAACACGCAAAATATCTAAGATTCCTTTTAAGGTGCTTGATGCACCAGAGCTACAGGACGACTTCTACCTCAACTTAGTGGACTGGTCCTCTTTAAATGTCCTCAGTGTGGGACTGGGAACATGTGTTTACCTATGGAGTGCCTGCACCAGTCAA GTGACGCGGCTATGTGACCTGTCAGTGGAAGGCGATTCAGTCACGTCTGTGGGCTGGTCAGAGAGG GGAAATCTTGTTGCTGTGGGAACACACAAAGGCTTTGTACAAATTTGGGATGCCACGGCTGGCAAAAAACTGTTTGCCTTGGAGGGACACACTGCAAGAGTTG GTGCTTTAGCGTGGAATGCAGATCAGTTGTCATCAGGCAGTCGTGACAGGATGATCCTCCAGAGAGATATCAGGACTCCTCCTCTGCAGTCAGAGCGCAGGCTGCAGGGCCACAGGCAGGAGGTCTGCGGGCTCAAGTGGAGCACTGACCATCAGCTGCTGGCCTCTGGGGGAAATGACAATAAG CTGTTAGTGTGGAATCACTCGAGTGTGTTACCGATGCAGCAGTACACTGAACACTTGGCCGCAGTGAAGGCCATCGCCTGGTCTCCTCATCAACATGGGCTGCTGGCGTCTGGAGGGGGAACGGCGGACCGCTGCATCCGCTTCTGGAACACTCTCACAGCACAGCCATTACAGTGCATTGACACCGGCTCTCAAGTCTGCAATCTGGCCTGGTCCAAACACACCAATGAACTG GTCAGCACACACGGTTACTCTCAGAATCAGATCCTGGTGTGGAAATATCCCTCGCTCACTCAAGTAGCCAAACTGACCGGCCACTCTTATAGGGTGCTTTATCTG GCAATGTCTCCAGATGGAGAGGCGATAGTGACGGGAGCAGGCGATGAAACTCTGCGCTTTTGGAATGTATTTAGTAAAACACGATCAACAAAG GAATCTGTGTCAGTTTTAAACTTGTTCACCAGAATACGATAA
- the LOC130233620 gene encoding uncharacterized protein LOC130233620, which yields MPRSYLKTDEARDAAEMKYLLASKIRRRKEEIHNYILERRAEIHKRIRYRRHLFQNYLSTRTSPSPTEEDLPNHVPIPSDPDWWERVVMTEFGPEDWLDKFHVTREIFLLLSTKLKPQLEQVYIQQTEQTITLEKCIAMALMRLSTSTEYCFLSELFGVPIPAVCQCVREVCEAIILLLKPIYMQLPAEHELEDNVEQFHSLWGFPHCIGVIDSLHIPVNLPATESQDCWNSSGWHSVVLQGVVNAHGNFWDVCSGFTGSTDDMTILQSSELWTMAEQGGFCCQPPKELMGRPLGFLLLGDVGFSLQNWLLKCYPSAPNPTPQQQTFNIKLNQGLKVIKQAFQRLKARWQCLHNRNDSNVDLVSKMAVACCILHNICSVHNSPFKDEWVEALSQNECPQPTDVSTVYIDDPNAEAVRSVVCSYFEEQQQSQTFDQSPTSSAVLPVPEPPHVDSAGTT from the exons ATGCCACGTTCGTACTTGAAAACGGACGAGGCGAGAGATGCCGCAGAGATGAAATACTTGCTTGCATCCAAAATTAGGCGCCGAAAAGAAGAAATCCACAACTATATATTAGAAAGGCGAGCAGAAATTCACAAACGAATCCGATATCGAAGGCATCTTTTCCAGAATTACTTGAGCACGAGAACG TCCCCATCACCGACTGAAGAAGATTTGCCAAATCATGTCCCAATCCCTTCAGACCCAGACTGGTGGGAGAGAGTGGTGATGACCGAGTTTGGACCGGAAGACTGGCTTGACAAGTTCCACGTCACAAGAGAAATCTTCCTCCTCCTGAGCACGAAACTCAAGCCCCAGCTGGAGCAAGTGTACATACAGCAAACAGAACAAACTATAACACTGGAGAAATGCATAGCCATGGCCTTAATGCGTTTGTCCACCAGCACAGAGTACTGCTTTTTAAGCGAACTCTTTGGGGTGCCAATCCCTGCTGTGTGTCAATGTGTGCGGGAGGTGTGTGAAGCcatcattttgttattaaaaccCATCTACATGCAGCTACCAGCTGAACATGAACTAGAGGACAACGTGGAGCAGTTTCATAGCCTATGGGGTTTTCCTCATTGCATCGGTGTCATCGATTCCCTTCACATCCCTGTTAACCTGCCTGCCACGGAAAGCCAGGACTGCTGGAACTCAAGCGGGTGGCACTCTGTGGTTCTTCAAGGAGTGGTGAACGCTCATGGTAATTTCTGGGACGTGTGTTCTGGTTTTACAGGCAGCACAGATGATATGACCATCTTGCAGAGCTCAGAACTGTGGACTATGGCAGAGCAGGGAGGTTTTTGCTGTCAGCCGCCCAAAGAACTCATGGGACGCCCGTTGGGGTTTCTGTTGTTGGGAGATGTGGGTTTTTCTCTTCAGAATTGGTTGCTAAAATGTTATCCTTCAGCACCCAATCCAACCCCACAACAGCAAACCTTCAACATCAAACTAAATCAAGGCCTTAAAGTCATCAAGCAGGCATTCCAGCGCCTCAAAGCACGCTGGCAGTGTCTGCACAACAGAAATGACAGCAACGTCGATTTGGTGTCCAAGATGGCTGTAGCTTGCTGTATCTTGCACAACATCTGTAGTGTTCACAACAGCCCATTTAAAGATGAGTGGGTCGAAGCACTTAGTCAGAATGAATGTCCACAGCCCACAGATGTGTCTACAGTCTATATAGATGATCCTAATGCTGAGGCCGTACGTTCTGTAGTCTGTAGTTATTTTGAGGAACAGCAGCAGAGCCAAACATTTGATCAGTCTCCAACAAGCAGCGCAGTTCTGCCTGTGCCAGAGCCTCCTCATGTggacagtgctggaacaacatag